One stretch of uncultured Fibrobacter sp. DNA includes these proteins:
- a CDS encoding RsmG family class I SAM-dependent methyltransferase: MSYRENKNQQNLLNQFLTEHGVQLSEDVLGKLYDFADLVVETKQFGNLISAKDSEKFLSRHIADSLVPYIIMKDIPAGSKWADMGAGAGCPIFPLAIVMPQVEFFAVEPRHMRVEFMKFAKEKLHLDNLTVVGKRFETSGLAYLDYVSCRALSTFENDWERAQPGLKGGGKFLTLKSFNNIVHLENDPAVHIYKYALPQEEQVYALVTRGNE, encoded by the coding sequence ATGAGTTATAGAGAAAACAAAAATCAGCAGAATCTTTTGAACCAGTTCTTGACGGAACATGGTGTGCAGCTGTCCGAAGATGTACTCGGCAAGCTTTATGATTTTGCAGACTTGGTGGTAGAGACCAAGCAATTTGGTAACCTGATTTCGGCAAAGGACTCCGAGAAATTCTTGAGCAGACACATAGCCGATTCGTTGGTTCCCTATATTATAATGAAGGATATTCCGGCAGGTTCCAAATGGGCCGATATGGGCGCGGGGGCAGGTTGTCCGATTTTCCCGCTCGCTATCGTAATGCCTCAGGTGGAATTCTTTGCAGTCGAACCCCGCCACATGCGTGTGGAATTCATGAAGTTCGCCAAGGAAAAACTGCACCTGGATAACTTGACCGTCGTGGGCAAGCGTTTCGAAACTTCGGGACTTGCCTACCTTGACTATGTGAGTTGCCGCGCCCTTTCGACTTTCGAAAACGACTGGGAACGTGCCCAGCCCGGTTTGAAGGGCGGTGGAAAATTCCTCACGCTGAAAAGTTTCAACAATATTGTTCACCTGGAAAATGATCCGGCAGTACACATATATAAATATGCACTCCCGCAGGAAGAACAAGTTTACGCCTTAGTCACTCGAGGTAATGAATGA
- a CDS encoding polymer-forming cytoskeletal protein produces the protein MATKEQEITQIGHSVTIKGDISGNSDVRVAGNVIGGITIEGELIVERQGVVEADIKTTTAVVAGSVKGNIDCSDKLILESTSQFEGNIKTKRLIIQEGAIFQGNCQMGAPQVAPAQAAQPAPQQQPKQQPVKGPKDLDL, from the coding sequence ATGGCTACAAAAGAACAGGAAATCACTCAGATCGGTCACAGCGTGACCATTAAGGGCGACATCAGCGGCAACAGCGACGTGCGCGTTGCTGGTAACGTCATTGGCGGCATCACTATCGAAGGTGAACTTATCGTCGAACGTCAGGGCGTGGTCGAAGCTGATATCAAGACTACCACTGCAGTGGTTGCCGGTTCTGTCAAGGGCAACATCGATTGCTCTGATAAGCTCATCCTCGAAAGCACTTCCCAGTTCGAAGGCAATATCAAGACCAAGCGTCTCATTATCCAGGAAGGCGCTATCTTCCAGGGTAACTGCCAGATGGGTGCTCCTCAGGTCGCTCCTGCCCAGGCAGCACAGCCTGCTCCTCAACAGCAGCCTAAGCAGCAGCCGGTTAAGGGCCCCAAGGATTTAGACCTTTAA
- a CDS encoding M23 family metallopeptidase, with amino-acid sequence MSKYYKVQIIPEDSKEIKSYRINTKWFLFLKIFLVILVVASGFLIYNAGRIGRMMVNYEKIRTANGQLVKQNANYEELFLRIDSLWVLEERIQNILGTFIENDSGKVNSLIDKSRFAHTPSQKIDVDYEGGWKSHEDKVRLEHIPNVIPVVGIVSKKFSEMDDHLGTDFSAQVGNPVFASGSGVVEYAGQKDELGNTVVIDHQNGYITSYSHLKDIRTRKGRNVGKGEIIGTVGNTGNSSAPHLHYSITKDGKEMDPELFINY; translated from the coding sequence ATGAGCAAGTACTATAAAGTTCAAATTATTCCGGAAGACTCCAAGGAAATCAAGAGCTATCGTATCAACACGAAGTGGTTCCTTTTCCTGAAAATCTTCCTGGTCATACTGGTTGTAGCTTCGGGATTCCTTATATATAATGCAGGCCGAATTGGCCGCATGATGGTGAACTACGAAAAAATCCGCACCGCAAACGGACAGCTCGTAAAGCAAAACGCCAACTACGAAGAACTCTTCTTGAGAATCGATTCACTCTGGGTTCTCGAAGAACGAATCCAGAATATCCTGGGCACGTTCATCGAAAACGATTCGGGCAAGGTCAACAGCCTTATCGACAAGAGCAGGTTCGCCCACACGCCTTCACAAAAAATCGATGTCGATTACGAAGGCGGTTGGAAATCGCACGAAGACAAGGTTCGTCTGGAACATATTCCGAACGTGATTCCGGTAGTGGGAATCGTGAGCAAGAAATTCAGCGAAATGGACGACCACCTTGGGACCGACTTTTCGGCCCAAGTCGGAAATCCGGTGTTTGCATCGGGTAGCGGAGTCGTAGAATACGCCGGACAGAAAGACGAACTGGGAAACACAGTCGTCATCGATCATCAAAATGGTTATATTACCAGTTACTCTCACTTAAAAGACATTCGTACTCGAAAGGGCCGCAATGTCGGGAAGGGCGAAATTATAGGAACAGTCGGGAATACGGGAAACAGCAGTGCCCCGCACTTGCACTATTCTATAACTAAAGATGGCAAGGAAATGGATCCCGAGCTTTTCATAAACTATTAA
- a CDS encoding ParA family protein: protein MSKVIAVCNQKGGVGKTTTAVNLAASFAALEKKTLLIDMDPQGNASQGLGYNELQDVDIHEVLNMADNPDNITYDNIKEAILDTSLDYLKVITSGPDLAVMEIELVNAMSRERRLERVMNVLKQSFEFIIIDAPPSLNLLTLNVLTAATSVLIPVQCEYYALQGMTELFKTIREVQKNLNANLKIEGALLTMYDSRLSLCKQVAEEVRENLSDTVFQAMIPRNVKLSEAPSHGKPAILYDVQSSGAQAYMKLAEEILNKGK from the coding sequence ATGAGTAAAGTGATAGCAGTCTGCAACCAGAAAGGTGGCGTGGGCAAGACCACGACCGCCGTCAACCTGGCCGCCAGTTTTGCCGCATTAGAAAAGAAGACACTCCTTATCGACATGGACCCGCAGGGTAACGCGTCGCAGGGTCTCGGCTACAATGAACTTCAAGATGTGGATATCCACGAAGTCCTGAATATGGCCGACAATCCGGACAATATTACCTATGACAATATCAAGGAAGCTATCCTCGATACGAGTCTCGATTACCTCAAGGTCATCACTTCTGGCCCGGACCTTGCCGTCATGGAAATTGAACTAGTGAACGCCATGAGCCGCGAACGTCGTCTCGAACGCGTGATGAATGTACTCAAGCAGTCTTTCGAATTCATCATCATCGATGCTCCTCCGAGCCTGAACCTTTTGACACTGAACGTTCTGACTGCAGCTACCAGCGTCTTGATTCCGGTGCAGTGCGAATACTACGCCCTGCAGGGTATGACCGAACTTTTCAAGACTATCCGCGAAGTTCAGAAAAACCTGAACGCAAACCTCAAGATCGAAGGTGCGCTCCTCACCATGTACGATTCCCGCCTGAGCCTCTGCAAGCAGGTCGCCGAAGAAGTACGTGAAAACTTGAGCGACACCGTTTTCCAGGCAATGATTCCGAGAAACGTGAAACTCTCCGAAGCACCGAGCCACGGCAAGCCCGCCATCCTTTACGATGTACAGAGCAGTGGTGCACAAGCGTACATGAAACTCGCCGAAGAAATCTTGAACAAGGGAAAGTAG
- a CDS encoding ParB/RepB/Spo0J family partition protein has translation MGKKSFALGRSLADILKDHSAPAASDIQQSNPQSGENSSQNSAEKSETVDNSQKVVEINVELIDPNPFQPRKVFSDDELVELAESIEQHGLIQPIAVRKVGDRYQLISGERRTRATKLAGLQTIKAQVYENLDDKAMAEWALIENIQRVDLNPVEVAKSYQQLIDNHGYTHEDLSKIVSKSRSAITNSLRLLKLPEVVLLWIEEGKISGGAARALCSDKIQNPEEVAKRIIEEGLNVRQIEAIARGEEPKAAQPEQAAPADEDQPEVHKPEVEAKPKPELSADMKQFESRLETFFGTKVQINPSASTETKGSIVINYYSMDDLNRIQELMER, from the coding sequence ATGGGTAAAAAGTCTTTCGCATTGGGTCGCAGCCTCGCCGATATCCTCAAGGATCACTCCGCTCCGGCAGCCTCCGACATTCAACAGTCCAATCCACAATCCGGCGAAAATAGTTCGCAGAACTCTGCCGAAAAATCCGAAACTGTTGATAACTCCCAGAAAGTCGTCGAAATCAATGTCGAACTTATCGACCCGAACCCGTTCCAGCCGCGTAAGGTTTTCAGCGACGACGAACTGGTCGAACTTGCAGAATCTATCGAACAGCACGGGTTGATCCAGCCGATCGCCGTTCGCAAGGTGGGCGACCGTTACCAGCTTATTAGCGGTGAACGCCGTACTCGTGCCACCAAGCTTGCCGGACTCCAGACCATCAAGGCCCAGGTTTATGAAAACCTTGACGACAAGGCCATGGCCGAATGGGCCCTCATTGAAAATATCCAGCGTGTCGACCTGAACCCGGTCGAAGTCGCCAAATCTTATCAACAATTGATCGATAATCACGGCTACACTCACGAAGATCTGTCCAAGATTGTGAGTAAGTCGCGCTCTGCAATTACCAACAGTCTCCGCCTCCTCAAGCTCCCGGAAGTCGTACTTTTGTGGATAGAAGAAGGAAAAATTTCGGGCGGTGCCGCTCGCGCCCTTTGCAGCGACAAGATCCAGAATCCTGAAGAAGTCGCCAAGCGAATTATCGAAGAAGGCTTGAACGTCCGCCAAATCGAAGCGATTGCCCGCGGCGAAGAACCGAAGGCAGCCCAGCCAGAACAGGCTGCACCAGCAGACGAAGACCAGCCGGAAGTCCACAAGCCCGAAGTCGAAGCCAAGCCGAAGCCGGAACTGAGCGCCGACATGAAACAATTCGAGTCCCGCCTCGAAACCTTCTTTGGCACCAAGGTCCAAATTAACCCGAGTGCTTCGACCGAGACCAAAGGTTCAATCGTTATTAACTATTATTCCATGGACGACCTTAACCGAATCCAGGAACTCATGGAACGCTAA